One Myxococcaceae bacterium JPH2 genomic window, CTCCCCGAGGGCTACACCGACTCGCTCGACATCGACCTCGCGCAGGTGCTCGACAACGGCGCCCAGCGAGGCACGGTGGGCCGCAGCGTGCTGGACGAGCCGGTGCGCGACTTCCCCAAGCTCGCGCGCGGCAACCTCTTCGTGCGCACCATTCCCCAGCCGGGCAGTCGCGTGTCCGGCGAGTTCAACGTCACCTTCGTCAACGGCACCGACGTCTACTCCGGCCGCACCATCTTCGGCCGCTTCGAGGCGACCGTTCCATGAAGTCCTCCTTCCTGATCGCCCTGTCCCTCCTGGCCGTCGCATGCGGCCCCCGCTACGGCATGCGCGTGCCAGACGGGCTGGTGAAGAAGCTCCCGTACGAGTCCCGCATCGAGCTGCTGGAGGCGGAGAACGACCTGGCCCTGGCCATCGACCGCGTGGACGAGGCGGACAACGAAATCAACCGCGCGCGGGACAACATCCGCCGCGCCAAGTCCCGGCAGGCCGCCGCCGAGGACGAGGTGGACCGCGCCACCGACGAGGTGTCCCGCGAGGTGGCGAAGCTCGCCATTGAAGAGGCCGAGGCTCGCGTGACGTTCCTGCGCGCGCACCAGCGCCTCAACGTGGGCCTGCGCGACGTGGAGAAGCTGGCGCGGCAGTGCGCCTTCGCGAAGTTCGAGCTGGCGCGCCTCACCGCCGCGCGCAAGGCGAAGGTGCCGGGCAGCGAGAAGTTGGATCCAAAGGAGTTCGAGCAGCAGGTGTCCGAGTGCGATGCGGGCGTGAAGGCCGAGCGCGCCGACCTCGCCGAGGACACCAAGGAAGAGCAGACGGCGCGGGGGGCGTGGGAGACGAAGAAGGCCGCACTGGCGAAGAAGACCTTCGACGCACGAGCAAGTCCCTACGTGGAGAACCTGTGATGACGAGAGCCGGCGTCCTAGTCCTCCAGCTGCTCACCGCCCAGGCCCCTGCCCCCGAGGCCTCTCCGCCGGAACGTCCCGCGGCGGAGGCCGCCCGTCCGGACAAGCTGCCGGATGACCCGGACGCGCTCTACAAGCTGGGCACGGCGTTCCTGGCGCAGAATCAGCCGCGCCGCGCGGTGGCGCCCTTCACCAAGTTGGTGGGACTGACGCCGGACGGCATCCCCGCGCGCGTGGCATTGGCGCGGGCGCTGCGGCTGTCGGGTGATGCGGAGAAGTCTCGCGCGGTGCTGGACTCGGCCATCGCGAGCTTCCCCGAGGAAGCCACGCTGCGCGCCGAGCGCGGCCTGTTGGCCCGACTGCTGGACGAGAAGGACGTGGCCATCGCGCAGTACGCGGTGGCCACCGAGCTGTCCCCCAAGGACGCCGAGCTGCGCTTCAACCTGGGCGAGGCCCTGGAGAGCGCGGGCCGCACCGACGACGCCATCGAGGCGTACCGCGAGGCGCTCAAGCTGGATGGCGCGCTCAACGTGGCGCGCATCAACCTGGGCAAGGCCCTGGCCGACAAGGGCCTGACGGGCGAGGCCAAGGAGATGCTGCGCGAGGCCCTGCGCCAGAAGGCCACGGACGCCGAGGCCCACTACAACCTGGGCACGCTGCTCATGCGGGACAACGACCTCGCGGGCGCGGTGGCCGAGTACCAGGCCGCCCTCGCGGCGGACCCCAAGCACGCGCGCGCCCACAACAACCTGGGCGTGGTGCTGGACGAGCAGGGCAACCACCGCAAGGCCACTGAGTCGTTCTCGCGGGCCATCGCGTTGGATCCGAAGTACGCCGAGGCGCACTTCAACCTGGGGCTCGCGTACTTCCAGCTCGGAGAGAACGCGCGCGCGACCAAGGCCTTCGAGAAGGCGCTGCTGTTGGAGCCCCGGCGCTCCAGCGGGCCGTACACGCAGCTCGGACAGCTCTACCTCGCGCAGGGAAAGAAGACGCAGGCGGTGGAGGCCTTCAAGAAGGCCATCGAGAAGAGCACCGAGGACGGGAAGAAGACGCCCGAGGCGTACCAGGGCTTGGCGCGCTCCTACTTGTCGCTGGGCAAGGTGGATGACGCGGTGGCCACGCTCAAGACCGCCGTGGACGCCTTCCCGAACGAGGCCGGAGCGCACTCGGCCTATGGCGACGCGCTGAAGGCCAAGGGCGACCTGGACGGCGCCATCGCGCAGTACGAGGCGGGCGTGAAGCTGTCGCCCACGCCGGAGAATCGGCTGGCGCTGGCCGAGGCGTACTCGCGCAAGCACGTGGCGGCCAAGGCACGGCCTCTCTACGAGGCGATGCTGGCCGAGGATCCGAACCACCGCGCGGCGAAGCTGGGGCTGGCGGATCTGCTCCTGGCCATGGGCGACTACGCCGCCGCCGAGACGCTGCTGAAGGTGAAGGACGGCGAGGAGCCGGACACCGCGGCGCTCTCGCGGCTGGGCATCTTGCACTCGCGGCGCCAGCGCCCCGACCTCGCGGTCCCCGAGCTGGAAGCCGTGGTGGCCAAGGACCCCGCGCAGTTGGAGGCGCGCGCGGAGCTGGGCTTCCTCTACTTCCGCGGCGGAGATGAGCAGAAGGCCGTGCGCGTGCTGAGCGACGTGCTGGCGGTGGAGCCTCGCAACGCGCTGGGCCTCTTGTACCTGGGGCACGCGCTGTACCGGCAAGGCAAGGCGAAGGACGCGGAGAAGTCCTTCCGAGGCGCCGTGCAGGTAGACCCGGGACTCGGCGAGGCGCACTTCGCGCTGGGCCAGCTGCTGGAGGCCACCGGCAAGACGGACGAGGCGCGCAAGGAGTACGAGACCACGCTGCTCCTCCAGGCGAACCACGCCGACGCGAAGCTGGCCCTCAAGAAGCTGGGCGCGGCCACGCCTCCCTGAGGCCTCGCCTCACCCGGGCCAGCCGAGCAGCACCGTGCCCACCGCGACGAGCCCCGCGCCGGCGAGCTGTCGGCGCCCGAGGCGCTCGCCCTGCAACGCCGCGAGCCCCAGCGCGAAGGCGATGGAGGTGTTGCGCAGGGTCATCACCGCGCCCGCCCCCGTGCGCGAGAGCGCAATCAGCATGAAGGCGAAGGACAGCGTGCACACGATGCCCGCGGCCACCACCCGCGCGGGGCTCGCCAGCGCTTCTTGACGGAAGACGCGCCAGCCCAGCCGGTGAACGCGCTCGCCCACCAACATGGGCAGCGCCACGCACATGGAGAGGCTGAAGAGGGCGGGAGGTTGGGTGCCCGCGCCCAGCGCCAGCTTGTAGGACAGGTGATAGCTGGCGATGCACACCGCGGCCACGGCCGCCCACGCCACGCCCGTGGCCACGGGGCCCGTGGGCCGCGCGAGCTGCATGAGCAACAGGCCCAGGCCGATGGTGACGGCGCCCGACACGGTCCACACCGAGACGGTCTCCCCCAGCCACAACACGGACACGGGCCACACCCACAACATGGCCCCACCGCGCGACACCGTGTACGCGATGCCCAGCGGCGCGTGACGCAGCGCCCGCGCAAGCGACGCGAGATAGACGGTCTCGAAGACGCCCGCGGCCAACGTCCACGCCACACCGCGCGAGGACGCGAACGCGGGACCGTGAAGCCCGAGCGCCCACACGCCGCCGCCCACGAGGGACACGGCGATGACGCTCACCACGCCCACCTCGGGATTCGGGTGACGCTTGAGCATCGCGTTCCACGCGGCATGGAAGAACGCGGACGACAGGACCAGCACCAGCGCAACGCTCTCCACTGCCACTCCTCGCGAGCCGATGCGCCTTTGTAGCCCGCGCGCGCCTCGGGTGCAGGCAATCCCGCGTCCTCCCCGGGCCGCTCGCCTTGGAGGACCGAGCGGCCCAGGGAAGACAGCGGGTGCCCCCGTCAGCGAGGGCGGACGGCGGCAGCAGCGGGCACGACGAGCGGCCCGGGAGCACCAGGGCGTTCGAGCACCTCGACCCGGACGCCGAAGGTCTCGGAGATGAGCGCGGGCTGGAGCACCTCCGCCGGCGTGCCCAGCGCGACGAGCCGCCCCCCAGCCAGGACCGCGAGCCGGTGCGCGTAACGCGCGGCGAGGTTCAAGTCATGGAGGATGGCCAGCACCGACCCACCCGACTGAGCGAAGCGCAGCGCTTCTTCCAACACGAGGTGCTGGTGCGCCAGGTCCAGGCTCGCCGTCGGCTCGTCGAGCAGCAGGTAGCACGGGCCTTGCGCGGGCGCGTCCCAGAGCTGGGCCAGCACGCGAGCCAACTGCACGCGCTGGCGCTCTCCTCCCGACAGCGTGAGGTACGAGCGCTCCGCGAGGTGACGTGTGCCCGTCGCATCCAACGTCGCCAGCGCCACGCGCGTGTCGTCCTCGCCCGTGCCGCCGCCGAGGTGCGGACTGCGGCCGAGCAGCACCACCTCGCGCGCCAGGAAGCCGAAGCCCAGCGAGGCCTCTTGGGGCAGCACCGCCAGCCTTCGCGCGCGCTCGCGCGGGAGCCATGACGACAAGGGGCGGCCCTCCATCCGCACCTCGCCCATGGACGTCGCCTGCTCTCCAGCCAGCACCGACAGCAGCGTGGACTTGCCCGCGCCATTGGGGCCCACCACGGCGACGAGCTCGCCAGGATGTAGCTCCAGTGACATGTGGCGCAGGGTGACGCGGGCGCCTCGGCGGACCTCCACATCGCGAGCAACGAGGCTCATGCGCGACCTCCGCCCCGCGCGAGCAGCACGATGAAGGCCGGAGCGCCCAGCGCCGACGTCAGCGCGCCAATGGGCAGCTCCAGCGGCGCCACCACCGTGCGAGCCACCACGTCCGCCCCCACGAGCAGCGCGGCGCCCATCAAGGCCGAGGCTCCGAGCAGTCGCCGATTGTCCGGCCCCAGCACGAGCCGCAAGAGCGACGGCACCACGAGCCCCACGAAGCCGATGGTGCCCGTGAACGCCACCGCCGCGCCCACGCCCAGCGCGGCCGCGAGGATGAGTCGGCGCTGAAGCCGCTCCACATCCACGCCCAGGTGACGTGCCTCGCGCTCGCCCAGCATCAGCAGGTTGAGGCGCGAGCCCTCGCTCAGGAGAAGGACGAGCGCGGCCCCGAGGGGAATCACCGCCACGCGCACCGCCTCCCACGACGCCCCGCCCAGACTGCCCAGGTTCCAGAAGGTGATGGAGCGAAGCTGCGCGTCCGTGGCCACGGAGATGAGCAACCCCACGCACGCGCTGGCGCCCGCGGAGATGGCCACGCCCGCGAGCAGCACACGCGGCCCCTCGGTGCGCCCACCCCGCAGGCCCAGGCGGTACGCGAGGACGGTGGCGATCAGCGCGCCCAGGAAGGCCGCCGCGGGGACCGACAACGCGCGCAGCGGCCCCAGGTGCGAGGCGAGGACCGCGTCCAGGAGGATGGCGGTCACCGCGCCCACCGACGCGCCCCCCGTCGTCCCCAGGAGCCCCGGGTCGACCAGCGGGTTGCGGAACAGCGCCTGGAGCGCGGCCCCGCTGAGCGCGAGGACCGCGCCCACCAACATCCCCAGCAGCGCGCGGGGCAGCCGGATGGAGAGCAGCACCGCCTCCTGCACCGGCTCCAAGCGGTGCGCCGTGTCCACGCCCAGCGCCGCCAACACCGAGCCCACCAGCGACGCGGGCGGCACGGGCACCGCCCCCACCGCGATGCCCAGGAGGAACACTCCGCCCAACAGCCCCCCGAGCACGGCCCACGAGAGGCCGGGCCCGAGGGAGCCTCGCGCGCGGTGCCCCCAGGACGGGGCCGGCGCCACGTCCGGAACGCTCATGGCGCGCGCCGCGCGGGAGCCGGGGCTTGCAGCCGCTCTCCCAACTGGTTCACCGCCGTGCCCAGGCGAGGCCCCAGCCCCATGAAGTGAACATCCTCCACCGTCACCACGCGCCAGTCCTTCACGAGCGACAGGCCCGGCACTCGCGCCAGCCCCTCGACCCCTCCGGCGAGCGGCAGCGAACCCTCGGGCAGCAGGATGAAGTCAGGCGCGGCCTCGACCACCGCCTCTTGTGTCAGCGGCCGAGTGCCCGTCCACGCGGCAACGGTGTTCACGCCGCCCGCCAGTTGGATGAGCTGATCCGCCGCCGTCCCACCACCCGCGACCATCCAGTTGCCAGCGCCGCGCGCATAGAGCGCCAACACGCGCGGACGCCGAGCCGCACTCTTGCTCCGAGTCGCGGCCTGCTCCAGCTCACGGTTCATCGAGGTGACGAGCGCCTCGCCCTGCTCGACGCGACCCAGCAGTCGAGCCACCTCGCGGATGCGCCGACGCGTCGCCTCCACGGTGGGCGTGTTGGGCACGATGACCACGTCCACGCCCGCTCCGCGCAACTGTTCCAGCACCGTGGGGGGACCGGCCTCCTCGGTGGCCACCACCCGAGTCGGACGCAGCGACAGCAGCCCCTCGGCCGACAGCGCGCGCTGATAGCCCACGCGCCGCGCGCCCGCCACCCCAGGCACCGCCATGCTCATGTCATCCACACCCACGAGCCGCGCGCCTTGCCCCAACGCGATGACCGTCTCCGTGATGGCGGGACCCACCGACACCCAGCGAGGCTCGGCGGGCTCAGCGGCCAGCGCCACCGGAGCCATCGCGACGAGGCACAGCGCCAGCCAGCGCCCCACCGTCGCGCGGCTCATGACACACCTCCCGCGACGGGCTGCGTCCGCGCCAACTCCTCCGCGAGCGCGCGCCACGATGCATCCTCGGGGATGCCCGGCTTTCGCGCGCCGAAGAGCAGCGCGATGTTCTCGCCGTCGGCGTCGAACAACTCCACGGACGTCACCACGCCGTCGCGCGTGGGCTTGCGCACCACCCAGGCGCTGTGGATGTGGTCCGCGCGCACGTGCAGGTTGAAGCCCGGGTCCATGACGTTCATCCACGGCCCGAGCGGCCGCACCGTGTTCACCGGCCCCGTGTGAATCTGGATGGCGCCCGGGTTGCCCACGAACACCATGATGGACTGCCCCGACGCCGCGGCCCGCGTCAGCGTCCAGCCGAGCGCCTCCGTGCTCACGGGCTGCGCCAGCTCAGGCCCCGCCAGCCGCAGTGCCTGCACTCGGCCCGCCTTGAAACGCTGGAGCATGCCGAAGAACTCGTGCGTGTCCTGGAGCGCTCGCCACGCGGCGCGCATCCCCTCCGCGTCCA contains:
- a CDS encoding heme ABC transporter ATP-binding protein; translated protein: MSLVARDVEVRRGARVTLRHMSLELHPGELVAVVGPNGAGKSTLLSVLAGEQATSMGEVRMEGRPLSSWLPRERARRLAVLPQEASLGFGFLAREVVLLGRSPHLGGGTGEDDTRVALATLDATGTRHLAERSYLTLSGGERQRVQLARVLAQLWDAPAQGPCYLLLDEPTASLDLAHQHLVLEEALRFAQSGGSVLAILHDLNLAARYAHRLAVLAGGRLVALGTPAEVLQPALISETFGVRVEVLERPGAPGPLVVPAAAAVRPR
- a CDS encoding tetratricopeptide repeat protein; this translates as MTRAGVLVLQLLTAQAPAPEASPPERPAAEAARPDKLPDDPDALYKLGTAFLAQNQPRRAVAPFTKLVGLTPDGIPARVALARALRLSGDAEKSRAVLDSAIASFPEEATLRAERGLLARLLDEKDVAIAQYAVATELSPKDAELRFNLGEALESAGRTDDAIEAYREALKLDGALNVARINLGKALADKGLTGEAKEMLREALRQKATDAEAHYNLGTLLMRDNDLAGAVAEYQAALAADPKHARAHNNLGVVLDEQGNHRKATESFSRAIALDPKYAEAHFNLGLAYFQLGENARATKAFEKALLLEPRRSSGPYTQLGQLYLAQGKKTQAVEAFKKAIEKSTEDGKKTPEAYQGLARSYLSLGKVDDAVATLKTAVDAFPNEAGAHSAYGDALKAKGDLDGAIAQYEAGVKLSPTPENRLALAEAYSRKHVAAKARPLYEAMLAEDPNHRAAKLGLADLLLAMGDYAAAETLLKVKDGEEPDTAALSRLGILHSRRQRPDLAVPELEAVVAKDPAQLEARAELGFLYFRGGDEQKAVRVLSDVLAVEPRNALGLLYLGHALYRQGKAKDAEKSFRGAVQVDPGLGEAHFALGQLLEATGKTDEARKEYETTLLLQANHADAKLALKKLGAATPP
- a CDS encoding EamA family transporter translates to MLKRHPNPEVGVVSVIAVSLVGGGVWALGLHGPAFASSRGVAWTLAAGVFETVYLASLARALRHAPLGIAYTVSRGGAMLWVWPVSVLWLGETVSVWTVSGAVTIGLGLLLMQLARPTGPVATGVAWAAVAAVCIASYHLSYKLALGAGTQPPALFSLSMCVALPMLVGERVHRLGWRVFRQEALASPARVVAAGIVCTLSFAFMLIALSRTGAGAVMTLRNTSIAFALGLAALQGERLGRRQLAGAGLVAVGTVLLGWPG
- a CDS encoding iron ABC transporter permease, which encodes MSVPDVAPAPSWGHRARGSLGPGLSWAVLGGLLGGVFLLGIAVGAVPVPPASLVGSVLAALGVDTAHRLEPVQEAVLLSIRLPRALLGMLVGAVLALSGAALQALFRNPLVDPGLLGTTGGASVGAVTAILLDAVLASHLGPLRALSVPAAAFLGALIATVLAYRLGLRGGRTEGPRVLLAGVAISAGASACVGLLISVATDAQLRSITFWNLGSLGGASWEAVRVAVIPLGAALVLLLSEGSRLNLLMLGEREARHLGVDVERLQRRLILAAALGVGAAVAFTGTIGFVGLVVPSLLRLVLGPDNRRLLGASALMGAALLVGADVVARTVVAPLELPIGALTSALGAPAFIVLLARGGGRA
- a CDS encoding ABC transporter substrate-binding protein, which codes for MSRATVGRWLALCLVAMAPVALAAEPAEPRWVSVGPAITETVIALGQGARLVGVDDMSMAVPGVAGARRVGYQRALSAEGLLSLRPTRVVATEEAGPPTVLEQLRGAGVDVVIVPNTPTVEATRRRIREVARLLGRVEQGEALVTSMNRELEQAATRSKSAARRPRVLALYARGAGNWMVAGGGTAADQLIQLAGGVNTVAAWTGTRPLTQEAVVEAAPDFILLPEGSLPLAGGVEGLARVPGLSLVKDWRVVTVEDVHFMGLGPRLGTAVNQLGERLQAPAPARRAP